In Choloepus didactylus isolate mChoDid1 chromosome 18, mChoDid1.pri, whole genome shotgun sequence, a single genomic region encodes these proteins:
- the ETV4 gene encoding ETS translocation variant 4 isoform X3 encodes MVPQGKLMDPGSLPPPDSEDLFQDLSHFQETWLAEAQVPDSDEQFVPDFHSENLAFHSPTTRIKKEPQSPRTDPALSCSRKPPRPYHHGEQCLYSSAYEPPRQIAIKSPAPGAPGQLPLQPFPRAEQRTFLRSSGTSQPHPGHGYLGEHSSIFQQPLDICHSFTSSQGGGREPLPIPYQHQLSEPCLPYPQQSFKQEYHDPLYEQAGQPAGGQGGVSGHRYPGSGVVIKQEQTDFAYDSDVPGCASMYLHTEGFSGPSPAPSDGAMGYGYEKPLRPFPDDVCVVPEKFEGDIKQEGAGAFREGPPYQRRGALQLWQFLVALLDDPTNAHFIAWTGRGMEFKLIEPEEVARLWGIQKNRPAMNYDKLSRSLRYYYEKGIMQKVAGERYVYKFVCEPEALFSLAFPDNQRPALKAEFDRPVSEEDTVPLSHLDESPVYLPELAGPAQPFGPKGGYSY; translated from the exons CTCAGGTACCAGACAGTGATGAGCAGTTTGTTCCTGATTTCCATTCAGAAAACT tAGCTTTTCACAGCCCCACCACCAGGATCAAGAAGGAGCCCCAGAGTCCCCGCACAGACCCGGCCCTGTCCTGCAGCAGGAAGCCGCCACGCCCCTACCACCATGGCGAGCAGTGCCTTTATTCCAG TGCCTATGAACCCCCCAGACAAATCGCCATCAAGTCCCCTGCCCCTGGTGCCCCTGGCCAGTTGCCCCTGCAGCCTTTTCCCCGGGCAGAACAACGGACTTTCCTGAGATCCTCTGGCACCTCTCAGCCCCACCCTGGCCATGGGTACCTCGGGGAGCACAG CTCCATCTTCCAGCAGCCCCTGGACATTTGCCACTCCTTCACATCCTCTCAGGGAGGGGGCCGGGAACCCCTCCCGATCCCCTACCAGCACCAGCTGTCGGAGCCCTGTCTGCCCTACCCCCAGCAGAGCTTCAAGCAGGAATACCACGACCCCCTGTACGAGCAGGCAGGCCAGCCGGCCGGGGGTCAAGGTGGGGTCAGTGGGCACAGGTACCCAGGGTCAGGGGTGGTGATCAAACAGGAGCAGACGGACTTCGCCTATGACTCAG ATGTCCCTGGGTGTGCCTCAATGTACCTTCACACAGAGGGTTTCTCTGGGCCCTCTCCAGCTCCAAGCGATGGGGCCATGG GCTATGGCTACGAAAAACCTCTACGACCATTCCCAGATGACGTCTGCGTAGTCCCTGAGAAATTTGAAG GAGACATCAAGCAGGAAGGGGCTGGAGCTTTCCGAGAGGGGCCACCCTACCAGCGCCGGGGCGCCTTGCAGCTGTGGCAGTTTCTGGTGGCCTTACTGGATGACCCAACAAATGCCCACTTCATTGCCTGGACGGGCCGAGGGATGGAGTTCAAACTAATTGAGCCTGAGGAG GTTGCCAGGCTCTGGGGCATCCAGAAGAACCGGCCAGCCATGAATTATGACAAGCTGAGCCGCTCACTCCGATACTATTATGAAAAAGGCATCATGCAGAAG GTGGCTGGCGAGCGCTACGTGTACAAGTTTGTGTGTGAGCCCGAGGCCCTCTTCTCTCTGGCTTTCCCCGACAATCAGCGTCCAGCTCTCAAGGCAGAGTTTGACCGGCCAGTCAGTGAGGAAGACACAGTCCCCTTGTCCCACTTGGACGAGAGCCCTGTCTACCTCCCAGAGCTGGCTGGTCCTGCCCAGCCTTTTGGCCCCAAGGGTGGCTACTCCTACTAG
- the ETV4 gene encoding ETS translocation variant 4 isoform X4 produces MASSAFIPDVPGCASMYLHTEGFSGPSPAPSDGAMGYGYEKPLRPFPDDVCVVPEKFEGDIKQEGAGAFREGPPYQRRGALQLWQFLVALLDDPTNAHFIAWTGRGMEFKLIEPEEVARLWGIQKNRPAMNYDKLSRSLRYYYEKGIMQKVAGERYVYKFVCEPEALFSLAFPDNQRPALKAEFDRPVSEEDTVPLSHLDESPVYLPELAGPAQPFGPKGGYSY; encoded by the exons ATGGCGAGCAGTGCCTTTATTCCAG ATGTCCCTGGGTGTGCCTCAATGTACCTTCACACAGAGGGTTTCTCTGGGCCCTCTCCAGCTCCAAGCGATGGGGCCATGG GCTATGGCTACGAAAAACCTCTACGACCATTCCCAGATGACGTCTGCGTAGTCCCTGAGAAATTTGAAG GAGACATCAAGCAGGAAGGGGCTGGAGCTTTCCGAGAGGGGCCACCCTACCAGCGCCGGGGCGCCTTGCAGCTGTGGCAGTTTCTGGTGGCCTTACTGGATGACCCAACAAATGCCCACTTCATTGCCTGGACGGGCCGAGGGATGGAGTTCAAACTAATTGAGCCTGAGGAG GTTGCCAGGCTCTGGGGCATCCAGAAGAACCGGCCAGCCATGAATTATGACAAGCTGAGCCGCTCACTCCGATACTATTATGAAAAAGGCATCATGCAGAAG GTGGCTGGCGAGCGCTACGTGTACAAGTTTGTGTGTGAGCCCGAGGCCCTCTTCTCTCTGGCTTTCCCCGACAATCAGCGTCCAGCTCTCAAGGCAGAGTTTGACCGGCCAGTCAGTGAGGAAGACACAGTCCCCTTGTCCCACTTGGACGAGAGCCCTGTCTACCTCCCAGAGCTGGCTGGTCCTGCCCAGCCTTTTGGCCCCAAGGGTGGCTACTCCTACTAG